The following are encoded in a window of Vigna unguiculata cultivar IT97K-499-35 chromosome 8, ASM411807v1, whole genome shotgun sequence genomic DNA:
- the LOC114193976 gene encoding uncharacterized protein LOC114193976, whose product MATLPYCTLHPLSSSSSSLSPSSTLVQLCSCSSTPSRSLLQFPSNLRRKATKKPRLLMIVHPILLFNGVATTFYFDTQTVIVTVSVLAAIALSLFLGLKGDPVPCERCGGNGGTKCVFCDNGKMKQDTGLINCKVCKGSGLIFCKKCGGSGYSRRL is encoded by the exons atGGCCACTCTTCCTTACTGCACTCTTCATCctctatcttcttcttcttcttctctcagTCCTTCTTCCACTTTGGTTCAACTTTGTTCATGCTCTTCCACACCTTCTCGTTCTCTTCTCCAATTCCCCTCCAATCTCAGACGCAAAGCCACCAAGAAGCCCAGGCTTTTGATGATCGTTCACCCCATTTTGCTCTTTAACGGCGTCGCCACCACTTTCTATTTCGACACCCAAACAGTCATCGTTACTGTCAGTGTTTTGGCCGCCATTGCTCTTTCTCTCTTCCTTGGCCTCAAg GGTGATCCGGTGCCTTGTGAGCGATGTGGTGGCAACG GTGGAACAAAATGCGTGTTTTGTGACAATGGCAAGATGAAGCAAGATACGGGGTTAATTAACTGTAAAGTATGCAAGGGTTCAG GATTGATTTTCTGCAAGAAATGTGGAGGTTCTGGCTATTCCCGTCGGTTATGA